The Vibrio chagasii genome includes a region encoding these proteins:
- the flgH gene encoding flagellar basal body L-ring protein FlgH has translation MKRIFCLALFLSMSGCSVLDPIETPAEENATTVVDAVEGDKSAQESSGIVDTLRGRTDPIAGDPAWAPINPKQKPEHYAAATGSLFNVNHIGSMYDDSKPRGIGDIITVALDENTRATKKANADMSKSNDSSMEPLAVGGQELTIDKYNFSYDLSNTNTFAGDASANQSNSISGYITVEVIEVLANGNLVVRGEKWMTLNTGDEYIRLSGTIRPDDIDFDNTIASNRVSNARIQYSGTGVQQDMQEPGFLARFFNVSL, from the coding sequence ATGAAACGTATTTTTTGTTTAGCCTTGTTTTTATCTATGAGCGGTTGTTCTGTATTGGATCCAATTGAGACGCCAGCAGAAGAGAACGCGACCACAGTGGTTGATGCGGTAGAAGGTGATAAATCGGCTCAAGAAAGTTCAGGCATTGTTGATACGCTTCGCGGCCGAACGGACCCTATTGCCGGTGATCCTGCATGGGCGCCAATTAATCCAAAACAGAAGCCAGAGCATTATGCAGCGGCAACCGGTTCACTATTCAACGTAAACCATATTGGCAGCATGTACGATGATTCAAAGCCTCGCGGTATTGGTGACATCATTACTGTGGCATTGGATGAAAATACTCGTGCGACGAAAAAAGCCAATGCAGATATGTCTAAGTCGAATGACTCATCAATGGAGCCTTTGGCTGTTGGTGGTCAAGAGTTAACAATAGACAAGTACAACTTCTCGTACGACCTAAGCAACACTAATACCTTCGCAGGTGATGCTTCTGCTAATCAGAGCAACAGCATCAGTGGTTACATTACTGTGGAAGTGATTGAAGTGCTTGCTAACGGTAACCTAGTGGTGCGTGGTGAAAAGTGGATGACATTGAACACCGGTGATGAGTACATCCGCTTAAGTGGCACCATCCGTCCAGACGATATTGATTTCGACAATACCATCGCTTCAAACCGTGTTTCTAATGCTCGAATCCAGTATTCAGGTACCGGAGTGCAACAAGATATGCAAGAGCCTGGATTCTTGGCACGATTCTTTAATGTATCTCTGTAG
- the flgB gene encoding flagellar basal body rod protein FlgB: protein MAISFDNALGIHQHTVGVRERNAEVLSTNIAQANTPGYKAKGLDFKKSLQAASSGASIGLSRTDGRHISAETTVNGETKYRIPTQPDTGDGNTVDLDLERNLFMQNQIRHQASLDFLGSKFKNLTKAIKGE from the coding sequence ATGGCTATTTCTTTTGACAATGCTTTGGGCATTCACCAGCACACAGTTGGTGTACGTGAGCGTAACGCTGAGGTGCTTTCCACCAATATCGCGCAAGCAAACACGCCAGGGTATAAAGCAAAGGGATTAGACTTCAAGAAATCACTGCAGGCGGCAAGTTCTGGGGCAAGCATTGGTCTTAGCCGCACAGACGGTCGGCACATTTCTGCCGAAACGACGGTGAATGGGGAAACGAAGTATCGAATTCCTACCCAACCTGATACAGGAGATGGCAACACGGTTGATTTGGATTTGGAAAGAAACCTTTTCATGCAAAACCAAATTAGGCATCAAGCCTCTCTCGACTTCCTAGGAAGTAAGTTCAAGAATTTAACTAAAGCGATTAAAGGGGAATAA
- the flgC gene encoding flagellar basal body rod protein FlgC, with translation MSLFNVFNVTGSAMSAESVRLNTTSSNLANADSVSSSAKETYKARHAVFGAELNRARNSDHTVPVKVLGIVESDKPLSAEYNPDHPLANNEGFIYKSNVNVMEEMANMISASRAYQTNVQVADSSKQMLLRTLQMGQ, from the coding sequence ATGAGCTTATTTAATGTATTCAATGTGACTGGTTCTGCGATGAGTGCTGAATCTGTTCGTCTAAATACGACCTCGAGCAACCTTGCAAACGCAGACAGTGTAAGTAGTTCTGCTAAAGAAACTTACAAAGCTCGCCACGCAGTGTTCGGCGCTGAGTTAAATCGAGCACGCAACAGTGACCACACTGTGCCTGTGAAAGTATTAGGTATCGTAGAAAGCGATAAGCCGCTGAGCGCGGAGTACAACCCAGACCACCCATTAGCGAACAACGAAGGCTTCATCTACAAGTCTAACGTGAACGTTATGGAAGAGATGGCAAATATGATTTCGGCATCACGTGCGTACCAAACGAACGTACAGGTTGCTGACTCGAGTAAACAAATGCTGCTGCGTACGCTGCAGATGGGTCAATAA
- a CDS encoding flagellar basal body rod protein FlgF, translated as MDRALFLAMSGAKQNMQALQLRANNLANVSTTGFRADLAQARSMQAYGEGMPTRVFSMTERPGHNFAQGSVVTTGRDLDVTIQGDGWISVMDNTGREGLTRNGNLKVDQNGLLTNASGHLVLGENDAPITLPIPISKVEIGTDGTISVIPQGAPAEELEVVDRIKLVRPDNQSLFKDTNGLFRSKNPDQAYEADAAVTLLKGAVEGSNVNAVGEMTSLIDLQRQFEMQVKMMSTAEEMDKSSDSLLRMS; from the coding sequence ATGGATCGCGCACTGTTTCTTGCCATGAGTGGCGCTAAGCAAAATATGCAAGCTTTGCAGCTACGTGCAAACAACCTTGCCAACGTAAGTACAACGGGTTTCCGTGCTGATTTAGCACAAGCGCGTTCAATGCAAGCGTATGGCGAAGGTATGCCTACTCGTGTTTTCAGCATGACAGAACGTCCAGGACATAATTTTGCGCAGGGTAGTGTTGTTACCACTGGTCGTGATCTTGATGTCACTATCCAAGGTGATGGTTGGATTTCGGTAATGGACAACACTGGTCGCGAAGGCTTAACACGTAACGGTAACCTAAAGGTTGACCAAAACGGTTTGTTGACCAATGCCAGTGGTCACTTGGTATTGGGCGAAAATGACGCGCCAATCACACTGCCAATCCCAATCAGTAAAGTCGAAATTGGTACAGACGGTACGATCTCAGTCATTCCTCAAGGCGCTCCAGCTGAGGAATTGGAGGTTGTTGATCGTATTAAACTTGTACGTCCAGATAATCAAAGTTTGTTTAAAGATACGAATGGTCTATTCCGTTCGAAAAACCCAGATCAGGCATACGAAGCAGATGCAGCTGTCACGTTGCTAAAAGGTGCGGTCGAAGGCAGTAACGTAAATGCTGTAGGTGAAATGACCAGCCTAATTGACTTACAACGTCAGTTTGAAATGCAGGTCAAGATGATGAGCACAGCAGAGGAAATGGACAAGTCGTCTGATTCACTGCTTCGTATGAGCTAA
- the flgK gene encoding flagellar hook-associated protein FlgK — protein sequence MASDLLNVGAQSVLTAQRQLNTTGHNISNANTEGYSRQSVIQGVNDPRQYGGQTYGMGVHVENVRRSWDQFAVNELNLSTTNAANKGDTQGNLDMLSNMLSSVASKKIPENLNEWFDSVKTLADTPNDVGARKVVIEKAGLLTKTLNEFHETVRQQSDSTNKKLDMGIERVNQLAIEIRDVQRLMMRTPGPHNDLRDQHEKLINELSGYTKVTVTPRSNAEGFNVHIGNGHTLVSGSEASQLKMVDGLPDAHQRRLAIVEGKSLKPITSSDIDGKIGAMLDMRDEHIPAIMDELGRLATAFSYKVNALQEQGLDLNGNVGKNLFTDVNSELVAKSRVTASGQSKADVAVFIDDTSALKGGEYGLKYDGSDYVVTKPSGETVKVSTDLSGNAFYLDGMRVEIRNPPELGEKLLLRPTRNFAAQIHMATTDPKDIAAQSYEASTTFAKGTAGFKILEAGQLREFEVIVSPKGEQFAVTDPKGNILMQPQPYPPQGPVTINGTTFELTAGALANDKFTANLVPSEGDNGNLRKLQDLQTGKILNDGESTILDLYHNLNTNTGLKSSTANRLSDIATLEKQSAQERIASISGVNLDEEAANMMKFQQAYMASSRIMQAANDTFNTILALR from the coding sequence ATGGCGTCGGATCTTCTGAATGTAGGGGCACAAAGTGTTCTTACTGCTCAGAGACAGCTAAACACCACAGGTCATAACATTTCTAACGCCAATACAGAGGGCTATAGCCGCCAATCTGTGATTCAAGGTGTTAATGACCCGCGCCAGTACGGTGGTCAAACCTACGGCATGGGTGTGCATGTGGAAAATGTTCGCCGCTCTTGGGACCAATTTGCCGTCAATGAACTTAACCTATCGACAACCAATGCCGCCAACAAAGGCGACACTCAAGGCAACTTGGACATGCTGTCGAACATGTTGTCTTCGGTGGCTTCGAAGAAGATTCCAGAAAACCTAAATGAATGGTTTGACTCGGTTAAAACCTTAGCCGATACACCGAACGACGTTGGTGCTCGAAAAGTCGTAATCGAGAAGGCTGGGTTACTCACAAAAACGTTGAATGAATTTCATGAGACGGTTCGTCAACAGTCTGATTCTACGAATAAAAAATTAGATATGGGTATCGAGCGAGTCAACCAACTCGCGATCGAGATCCGTGATGTACAACGCCTGATGATGCGAACTCCTGGGCCTCATAACGACCTGCGAGATCAGCATGAAAAGCTAATTAATGAGCTTTCTGGTTACACCAAAGTAACGGTGACACCACGCTCAAATGCCGAAGGCTTCAATGTCCATATTGGTAACGGCCACACCTTAGTATCAGGCAGCGAGGCAAGCCAGCTAAAAATGGTGGACGGTTTGCCTGATGCACACCAGCGTCGTTTGGCGATTGTTGAAGGAAAGTCTTTAAAGCCGATCACCAGCAGTGACATTGATGGAAAAATCGGTGCCATGTTAGACATGCGAGACGAACACATCCCAGCAATCATGGATGAGCTCGGCCGCTTGGCAACCGCGTTTTCGTACAAGGTTAATGCTCTTCAAGAGCAAGGCTTGGATCTCAACGGCAATGTGGGTAAGAACCTGTTTACCGATGTGAACTCTGAGCTGGTGGCAAAATCTCGTGTGACGGCAAGTGGGCAATCCAAAGCGGATGTCGCTGTGTTTATTGATGATACTTCTGCCTTAAAAGGTGGAGAGTACGGTCTTAAATACGATGGTAGTGATTACGTGGTGACCAAGCCAAGTGGCGAAACGGTCAAAGTGAGTACCGATTTGAGCGGCAACGCATTTTACCTTGATGGTATGCGCGTCGAAATTCGTAATCCGCCTGAACTTGGTGAAAAGCTGTTACTGCGCCCAACGCGTAATTTTGCCGCGCAGATTCATATGGCAACCACAGATCCAAAAGACATTGCCGCACAAAGCTATGAGGCATCGACGACGTTTGCCAAGGGTACTGCTGGGTTCAAAATCCTAGAGGCAGGCCAACTGCGTGAGTTTGAAGTGATCGTATCACCCAAGGGTGAGCAATTCGCGGTGACGGATCCAAAAGGCAACATCTTAATGCAGCCTCAACCGTATCCACCACAAGGGCCAGTGACGATTAACGGCACGACCTTCGAGTTGACGGCAGGCGCGTTGGCAAACGACAAATTTACGGCAAACCTTGTCCCATCAGAAGGTGACAATGGCAACTTGCGTAAGCTGCAAGATCTCCAAACGGGCAAGATCTTGAACGATGGTGAGTCTACGATTTTAGACCTTTACCACAACCTGAATACCAATACGGGTCTGAAGTCTTCAACGGCTAATCGCTTGAGTGATATTGCGACGTTAGAAAAGCAGTCAGCCCAGGAGCGTATTGCTTCAATCTCAGGGGTTAACCTTGATGAAGAAGCGGCAAACATGATGAAGTTTCAACAAGCGTATATGGCTTCTTCACGCATCATGCAAGCTGCTAACGATACCTTTAATACTATTTTGGCTCTGAGGTAG
- the flgE gene encoding flagellar hook protein FlgE, translating into MSYVALSGLSAAQLDLNTTSNNIANANTFGFKESRAEFGDVYSNSLFTNAKTTSGGGAQASQVAQQFHEGSSIYTNNPMDLRVSGTGFFAVAKDRMVPEINELTRNGAFHLNKDNYMVTASDEFLLGYDVDPNSGEVLSYAPKPLDIPAEFGKPKQTENIEVGVNLPANGDLKDPAAFNFKDADTYNRATSSTVYDSMGQSYKLTTYYLKDQTQPNTWQTYYTMTDETGEKPLNITGGDATNAQGHVGHTMKFNNDGTLASLNSGQPINSDPLGAGANPIDLNGADPTQVLKFGLDSSTQFAAPFELTKFDEDGATTGFLTKIDFDEYGSVLGTYSNGENVMLGRVGLVRVPNEQGLDKKGGTQWDSTNDSGDKIWGESNKGSFGSINNGSLEQSNIDMTQELVDLISAQRNFQANSRSLEVHNQLQQNILQIR; encoded by the coding sequence ATGTCATATGTAGCTTTAAGCGGCCTATCCGCTGCACAATTAGACCTGAATACAACCAGTAACAACATTGCGAACGCAAACACATTTGGCTTTAAAGAGTCTCGTGCTGAGTTTGGTGATGTTTACTCAAACTCGTTGTTCACAAACGCAAAAACGACGTCAGGTGGTGGTGCGCAAGCTAGCCAAGTGGCGCAACAGTTCCACGAAGGTTCAAGTATTTATACAAACAACCCAATGGATCTACGCGTAAGTGGTACAGGTTTCTTTGCGGTAGCGAAAGACCGTATGGTGCCAGAGATTAACGAACTAACACGTAATGGTGCATTTCACTTAAACAAAGACAACTACATGGTTACGGCTAGCGATGAGTTTCTTTTAGGTTACGATGTTGATCCAAACTCGGGTGAAGTTCTTTCTTATGCGCCAAAGCCTCTCGACATTCCAGCTGAATTTGGTAAGCCAAAGCAGACAGAAAACATTGAAGTAGGGGTTAACCTTCCCGCAAACGGTGACCTTAAAGATCCGGCTGCATTTAACTTCAAAGATGCTGATACCTATAACCGTGCAACGTCTTCGACGGTATACGATTCTATGGGCCAGTCTTACAAGTTAACGACTTACTACCTCAAAGATCAGACGCAACCAAATACTTGGCAGACGTACTACACCATGACTGATGAGACTGGCGAGAAGCCACTCAACATTACTGGTGGTGATGCAACGAATGCTCAAGGTCATGTTGGTCATACAATGAAGTTCAACAATGACGGTACGTTAGCAAGCTTGAACAGTGGTCAACCGATAAACTCGGACCCACTAGGTGCTGGTGCGAACCCAATCGACTTGAACGGTGCAGATCCAACACAAGTGCTTAAGTTTGGTCTAGATTCTTCAACCCAATTTGCGGCTCCGTTTGAACTGACTAAGTTTGATGAAGATGGTGCAACAACAGGTTTCTTAACCAAAATCGATTTCGATGAGTACGGCAGTGTTCTAGGTACTTACTCAAATGGTGAAAACGTAATGCTTGGTCGTGTTGGCCTAGTACGCGTACCAAACGAGCAAGGTCTGGATAAGAAAGGCGGTACCCAGTGGGATTCTACTAACGACTCAGGTGACAAAATCTGGGGCGAATCTAACAAAGGTTCATTTGGTAGCATCAACAACGGCTCTCTGGAGCAGTCGAACATCGATATGACTCAAGAATTGGTTGATTTGATTTCTGCTCAACGTAACTTCCAAGCGAACTCTCGTTCTCTAGAAGTACACAACCAACTACAACAGAATATTCTTCAGATTCGTTAA
- a CDS encoding flagellar basal body P-ring protein FlgI, with protein sequence MKKLTLVLFGMLFLATSAHAARIKDVAKVAGVRSNQLVGYGLVTGLPGTGETTPFTDQTFNAMLQNFGIQLPPGTKPKTKNVAAVIVTAELPAFSKQGQEVDVTVSSIGSAKSLRGGTLLQTFLKGLDGQVYAVAQGNLVVSGFSAQGNDGSKIVGNNPNVGIISSGATVEQEIPTPFGRGDYITFNLIQSDFTTAQRMADAVNNFLGPQMASAVDATSVKVRAPREISQRVAFLSAIENIEFDPAEGSAKIIVNSRTGTIVVGKHVRLKAAAVTHGGMTVAIKENLNVSQPNAFSGGQTVVVPDSDIEVTEADGKMFKFEPGLTLDDLVRAVNEVGAAPSDLMAILQALKQAGAIEGQLIII encoded by the coding sequence ATGAAAAAACTGACACTCGTACTATTTGGCATGCTATTTCTTGCCACCAGTGCCCATGCTGCGCGTATTAAAGACGTGGCAAAAGTGGCGGGTGTTCGTAGTAACCAACTTGTCGGTTATGGTTTGGTCACGGGTTTGCCGGGTACCGGTGAGACAACTCCCTTTACCGATCAAACATTTAACGCGATGTTGCAAAATTTTGGCATCCAATTGCCGCCTGGCACTAAGCCAAAAACCAAAAACGTAGCGGCAGTAATTGTTACCGCTGAACTGCCGGCTTTCTCTAAGCAAGGTCAGGAAGTTGACGTCACGGTTTCTTCTATCGGTTCGGCAAAAAGCCTACGTGGTGGTACCTTGCTACAAACCTTCCTAAAAGGTCTAGATGGTCAGGTGTATGCCGTCGCGCAAGGTAACTTAGTGGTCAGTGGTTTTAGTGCTCAGGGTAACGATGGTTCTAAGATTGTCGGCAATAACCCTAACGTCGGTATCATCTCTAGTGGTGCAACAGTAGAGCAAGAGATCCCAACGCCTTTCGGCCGTGGCGACTACATCACCTTCAACCTAATCCAATCAGATTTCACAACAGCGCAGCGCATGGCTGATGCGGTTAATAATTTCTTAGGCCCACAAATGGCGTCTGCGGTTGATGCGACGTCTGTAAAAGTACGTGCGCCTCGAGAAATCAGCCAACGTGTGGCTTTCTTATCGGCAATCGAAAACATTGAATTTGATCCAGCTGAAGGCTCAGCGAAAATCATCGTTAACTCTCGTACTGGTACTATTGTCGTTGGTAAGCACGTGCGCCTAAAAGCGGCGGCGGTAACACACGGCGGTATGACAGTCGCGATTAAAGAAAACTTAAACGTGAGCCAGCCGAATGCATTCTCTGGTGGTCAAACGGTAGTGGTTCCAGACTCTGATATCGAAGTCACTGAAGCCGATGGCAAGATGTTTAAGTTTGAACCTGGCCTAACATTGGATGATTTGGTTCGAGCGGTTAACGAAGTGGGCGCAGCACCTTCTGATCTAATGGCAATCCTTCAAGCACTGAAACAAGCGGGTGCGATTGAAGGCCAGCTGATCATTATCTAA
- the flgL gene encoding flagellar hook-associated protein FlgL, with the protein MLNRISSFHNYQSVQNDLRRQENKVHHNQAQLASGKKLQSPSDDPLATHYLQNIGQQSEQLKQYVDAITLVRNRLEHHEVMIANSEGFADEAKRTVMEMINGALSPEDRLAKKREIQELANNFLYLANSQDESGNYTFAGTKPKSQPFFRDNEGTVTYQGDDYQRKMRVASSFEMAMNDPGSKLFMEIDNPFGDYEPQYELEPASELLLGRATNSAEDGSTYKVTFVDMQTGKFAYQLEKDGAVVAAEDFDPATGIVYEGLNIQFKGQVTKGDSITLEPRETFSIFDTFKEAAEQVENPVSDASATAKLHQMTEEFHAAFIHLTKARTDVGARLSTLDIQEQQHEDFKLSLAKAKSNFEDLDYSKAIIEFNENSRALQASQQAFGKTKDLTLFNYI; encoded by the coding sequence ATGTTAAATCGTATATCTAGCTTCCATAACTACCAGTCCGTACAAAATGACTTGCGCCGCCAAGAGAACAAGGTGCATCACAACCAGGCGCAACTCGCTTCGGGTAAGAAGCTGCAGTCGCCAAGTGATGACCCGTTAGCGACGCACTATTTACAGAATATTGGTCAGCAATCAGAGCAGCTTAAACAGTACGTTGATGCTATTACTCTGGTTAGAAACCGCCTTGAGCACCATGAGGTGATGATCGCTAACTCGGAAGGCTTTGCTGATGAAGCAAAACGAACCGTGATGGAAATGATCAACGGCGCGTTGTCACCTGAAGACCGTTTAGCGAAGAAGCGTGAAATCCAAGAGTTAGCGAATAACTTTTTGTACTTAGCAAACTCTCAAGACGAGTCTGGTAACTACACATTTGCTGGTACTAAGCCAAAAAGTCAGCCCTTCTTTCGCGATAACGAAGGAACGGTGACGTATCAAGGTGACGACTATCAGCGAAAGATGCGTGTAGCGAGTAGCTTTGAAATGGCGATGAATGATCCGGGCAGTAAGTTATTTATGGAAATAGATAACCCATTCGGTGATTACGAGCCTCAATACGAGCTTGAGCCCGCATCTGAATTACTACTTGGTCGTGCAACAAACAGTGCAGAAGATGGTTCTACTTATAAAGTAACCTTTGTTGATATGCAGACTGGTAAGTTTGCGTACCAACTTGAAAAAGATGGCGCTGTGGTTGCTGCTGAAGATTTTGACCCTGCGACTGGCATTGTCTACGAAGGGCTAAATATTCAGTTTAAAGGACAAGTCACTAAGGGCGATTCGATCACCTTAGAGCCGAGAGAGACATTCTCGATCTTTGACACGTTCAAAGAAGCGGCAGAGCAGGTAGAAAATCCAGTGTCCGATGCATCGGCAACGGCAAAACTGCACCAAATGACGGAAGAGTTCCATGCTGCGTTTATCCATTTAACGAAAGCGAGAACGGATGTTGGTGCCCGTTTGAGTACATTAGATATTCAAGAGCAACAGCATGAAGATTTTAAGTTGTCTTTGGCGAAAGCGAAAAGCAACTTTGAAGATTTGGATTACTCGAAAGCCATCATTGAATTCAATGAAAACTCTCGAGCACTGCAAGCTTCACAGCAAGCGTTTGGCAAAACAAAAGACCTAACCTTGTTTAACTATATTTAA
- the flgD gene encoding flagellar hook assembly protein FlgD produces the protein MAGINNNVGQSGLSYVDQLKSLQDGAKKPDETTGKQDLKQEDFLSLLTKQLAQQDPFKPVSNDQMIAQMASFATVDGIGKMNSQFESLNSSMTSNQALQASSLVGRDVLVPGAAGVKQGDGGMAAMVKLPQAMDNVMVRVENEVGQLVRTFDIGSKPSGDTRVEWDGKDEDGNPLPAGKYNLKASGLLDGENTEFQVSSYANVNSVLLGKGDGNVLLNLAGFTSPVRLAEVLEVGKA, from the coding sequence ATGGCTGGAATCAACAACAATGTTGGTCAAAGCGGCTTGTCCTATGTTGACCAGCTGAAGAGTCTTCAAGATGGCGCTAAGAAGCCCGACGAAACAACTGGTAAGCAGGATCTTAAGCAAGAAGATTTCTTATCTTTGTTGACTAAGCAACTAGCACAGCAAGACCCTTTTAAGCCGGTTAGCAATGACCAGATGATTGCGCAAATGGCTTCATTTGCGACCGTTGATGGCATCGGCAAAATGAATTCACAGTTTGAAAGCTTGAACTCATCGATGACCTCTAACCAAGCACTGCAGGCCTCCTCTTTGGTTGGTCGTGATGTATTGGTTCCTGGTGCGGCAGGTGTAAAGCAAGGTGATGGCGGTATGGCGGCAATGGTTAAGCTTCCTCAAGCGATGGACAACGTTATGGTCCGTGTTGAGAACGAAGTGGGCCAATTAGTTCGCACTTTTGATATTGGCTCTAAACCTTCAGGCGATACACGTGTTGAATGGGACGGAAAAGACGAAGACGGTAACCCATTGCCGGCCGGTAAATACAACTTGAAAGCGTCGGGTTTACTGGATGGCGAGAACACAGAGTTCCAAGTTTCCAGCTATGCGAACGTGAACAGTGTGCTTCTTGGTAAGGGTGATGGCAACGTACTACTCAATCTGGCTGGTTTCACATCGCCAGTACGACTTGCTGAAGTACTAGAGGTTGGTAAAGCGTAG
- the flgG gene encoding flagellar basal-body rod protein FlgG: MHPALWVSKTGLDAQQTNISTISNNLANASTIGFKKSRAVFEDLFYQNINQPGGQSSQNTELPSGLMLGAGSKVVATQKVHTHGNAQTTSNSLDMMIEGDGFFQVEMPDGETGYSRNGQFTLNGDGAIVTSGQGYPLQPEIVIPEDAISVTVGNDGEVSVRLRGEQNNVVVGQITITDFVNPGGLEPVGQNLYLPTGASGDPQEGVPGFDGLGNIRQSMLETSNVNVTEELVNMIEAQRVYEMNSKVISSVDKMMSFVNQQL; this comes from the coding sequence ATGCATCCAGCATTATGGGTAAGTAAAACAGGTTTAGACGCCCAACAAACCAATATTTCAACGATTTCAAACAACCTTGCTAACGCCTCGACGATTGGTTTTAAAAAGAGCCGTGCAGTATTTGAAGATCTGTTCTATCAGAATATTAACCAGCCTGGCGGTCAGTCGTCTCAGAACACTGAGTTACCAAGTGGTTTGATGCTAGGTGCGGGTTCTAAAGTGGTTGCGACTCAAAAGGTTCACACACACGGTAACGCGCAGACTACGTCTAACAGCCTAGACATGATGATCGAAGGTGACGGTTTCTTCCAAGTTGAAATGCCAGACGGAGAAACAGGTTACAGCCGCAATGGTCAGTTCACATTGAACGGTGACGGCGCAATCGTGACATCGGGTCAAGGTTACCCGCTACAACCAGAAATCGTTATTCCTGAAGATGCAATCTCAGTGACAGTAGGTAACGACGGTGAGGTATCGGTTCGTCTCCGTGGTGAGCAAAACAACGTAGTGGTAGGTCAGATCACTATTACTGACTTTGTAAACCCAGGCGGTTTAGAACCAGTAGGTCAAAACCTTTACTTGCCGACTGGTGCAAGTGGTGATCCACAAGAAGGTGTACCTGGTTTTGATGGCCTAGGTAATATCCGCCAGTCGATGCTAGAAACATCGAACGTAAACGTAACCGAAGAGCTTGTGAATATGATTGAAGCTCAACGTGTTTACGAAATGAACTCGAAAGTTATCTCGTCGGTAGACAAGATGATGAGCTTTGTTAACCAACAGCTGTAA
- the flgJ gene encoding flagellar assembly peptidoglycan hydrolase FlgJ — translation MIKNNNDIGFIHDIGSLDRLRQQAVNGEEGSEKEALTAAAKQFEAIFTSMLFKSMRDANSSFKSDMLNSQNEQFYRQMQDDQMASELSANGSLGLADMIVAQLSAGQSSDATEDKVRSEGFDTSLQRPQFSGRSEDRTSEIQSASAVKQPVSFDSPESFVTSMKPYAEKAASALGVDSSLLLAQAALETGWGSKMVKNSLGNSNNLFNIKADRSWKGDKVATQTLEFHGKTAVKESASFRSYSSFEDSFNDYVKFLNENPRYETALQHQGNSENFIKGIHQAGYATDPNYADKVLRVKAKIDEMN, via the coding sequence ATGATTAAGAATAACAACGACATCGGCTTTATTCACGACATTGGTAGCCTAGACCGTCTTCGTCAACAGGCAGTAAACGGTGAAGAGGGCAGTGAGAAAGAAGCACTTACCGCAGCGGCAAAACAGTTTGAGGCGATTTTCACCTCAATGTTGTTTAAGTCGATGCGCGATGCGAACTCTAGCTTTAAATCGGATATGTTGAACAGCCAGAATGAACAGTTCTACCGCCAAATGCAAGATGACCAAATGGCGAGTGAGCTCAGTGCTAATGGTTCACTAGGCCTTGCGGATATGATTGTTGCACAGTTAAGTGCAGGCCAATCTAGCGACGCAACAGAAGATAAGGTTCGTAGCGAAGGCTTTGATACTTCACTGCAAAGACCTCAATTCTCAGGTCGTTCAGAAGATAGAACGTCAGAAATCCAATCTGCGTCAGCAGTCAAACAGCCGGTCTCTTTCGATTCACCAGAATCATTTGTCACTTCAATGAAGCCTTACGCAGAAAAAGCGGCAAGCGCGCTTGGTGTGGACTCATCTCTATTATTGGCTCAAGCGGCACTGGAAACAGGCTGGGGTTCTAAGATGGTCAAGAACTCTCTGGGCAACAGTAATAACCTATTCAACATCAAAGCAGACAGAAGCTGGAAAGGCGATAAAGTGGCGACTCAAACACTCGAGTTCCATGGAAAAACGGCCGTTAAAGAATCGGCTTCTTTCCGTTCTTACTCAAGTTTTGAAGACAGTTTCAACGATTATGTGAAGTTCTTGAACGAAAACCCAAGGTACGAAACGGCGCTGCAGCACCAAGGTAATTCAGAGAATTTCATCAAAGGTATTCATCAAGCAGGCTACGCAACCGACCCGAACTACGCTGATAAAGTATTGCGAGTTAAAGCTAAGATTGATGAAATGAACTAG